The genomic region AAATCAATCATAAAGAAAATAGTGAAAATGTATAGGAGAGGAACAAGCATATACAAGATAAGCAAACAACTAGGATTACCAACATCAACAGTATACTATATATTAAAGAGACAAGGACTCAAAAAATAAGAAAATACAATAGAGGGGAGGGGCGGGCCATAACCCGCATTCTGTACAAGCTGCATTAGACTATGCGGCCCCCAACAGGGGGTTGCGCGGCCACCTCATCCCCCCTAATAATTAGGGGGGCCTTGCACCCCACGGGACCGGCCGTTTCAACGCATCCACCGCCGTCCTCAACGGGTTGCTGAGCCCCCGTTGCCGGGGGCTCCTCACCGCTTCATCGCCATCCGAGCGGTGGCCGTGTCGTTTCTGTGCCGGAGCCGCGGCTACTCGCCGCGCCCCGTTTCGGGGCCGTGGAGCCGCGGGGTGTGCGGAGTTTCCTCACCCCCTCTCCTAGAGTAGGGGGCGTGAGCAGCTGACCCGCCCCTCCCCTCTATTATTCATTAATTTATATAGGACCCGTATAATGGTTTGGTTTATTGTTTCGTAGCTGGGGGGTTGATGGTTGTGTTTTTGTATGTATAGGGTGTGAACTCCCCAGTTTCACGGTATGGTTTCGACTGAACCCACCATACATCTCAACGAATCTGGTCCATGGAGAGGGGGGTTTTGGCGGGGTTGTTTTCTATGGAAAAATGAGAACTCCCCGGTTCCTCTCTATGGCTTCGCCTCGAAGAGGCCTTTATAAACCCCTTTATAAACCCCCTCTCCCCCCTGTTTCATATGGAACAACTAGAAAGCAGTATTATTAATTATTTATTATCGATAACATATACTTGTTTGTATAATGAGATCAATGTATTTAAACCATAAAAATAAAAAATCCTTTCATAAATACAGATTTATTTTACTAATCAAATATTTTCTCAAATAAACCAATTATGCTTTCTCCACAGGAAATTAAGGGGTGAGGGTTTCTATATTGAAACATGATCTTATGAAGGGGGCTTGTCCGGTCTTCTATTGATATGTTCTATTTGGGAACCGGGGGGTTAGCCTCTATGGTTTCGCCTCGACGAGCCCCTGGATTCTGGAGTCGAAACCATACAGAGGAACCGGGGGGTTTCCAATGTAAGATCCTTCCAACCCGTGATCCCCAAGCCCCCTTCCATTTAGTTCTTGCTTAACATAGGGGAAACCGGGGGGTTCACATCCAGTCATTAACAACACACTAATTTTCAGCCCCCTCCAAGATATGTGTTCAATTAGGATTTTGTTTGATCGATTTGATCCGTAGGGGTGGAACTCCCCGGTTCTAAATGGTTTTACTAGTCTGAGATTCCAAATCGTTAAATAAAATTTTAGTAGAGAAGGGAGGAGGTAAAAATTGTTTATGAAATCGATAATACTAGTATGTATATTAGTGGTAATCCTATGATTAAGTATGCTATTGTTATTAGTAGTGTTGGGTTTAGTAGTGTCTCTTTGAGTCTATCAATTCTCAGCATCAATGTTATTATGCTTAATACTGTACCTATACCTAGTAGTAGGTGTGCTGTTGCATATGTGTAGATGTTTTTGTAGAATTTCATGTCAACACTGTATTTAACAGTGGATCCTTTGATTTGATTAATTGTTATTGCATAGAATCTTCTACCAACAAATGTTGTATATTCATAATTTATTATTGTGTTTTTGAAAGAAGCTTTTCCCGCTGTAGGTGATAAATCTACGAGTTTCCATCCTGTTCCTGGTATTTCGTCTTCTAATTGAAGCGTTCCAGTCTGTATATTTGGTGGTAGTGCTAGATAGTATGATGCTATAGCTATTCCAGCTACTAGTATTGCTAATAATATTGTGTCCATTATTCCAAGCTTCAACTATTATCACCGTCTCTTTCAAAAATATGTTTTCCACATATATTCGGATTAACGGGTTTCAAGTATTTAAACAATTATATTCTATACAGGTGTTAAGCTGGGGTGTTTTTTGAGGATTTCTTTGAATCTCATAGAATCATCCAGCATGTATACATTGTTGAATAATACATATGCTGTTTCAAAAACTCTCTGCTCAAGTATTGTGGCGAGTTTCTCGAGGTCTTCAACACTATATTTATACCTATAATTTACTTCGCCCCCTCCTATACCATGCAACCTATAATACGCGACTCCATCAACTATGCTTACTGGTTCATACCTAAACGGGTCAACTACATGTATTATGCGGTGTTCACGGAGGATCTCCCCGTATTCGCTAATGTGTTTAGCCCATTCACCCCTCGGTTCCCATCCAATCAAATACTTGTTAGAAATAATTTCTCCAGTTTTATCGAAGAATTCTAATATCCATTTCTTTGATTCTTCATTGTAAGGCATTGATCCAGGTGTTTGTAAAACTATGATTTTAGCTTCTAGAACATCTGCTATCTCCAATGTCTTTATTAATGCTTCAAGGTTTTCTCTTGTTGGTTTAAGCCATCCATAGTTTTCAATATTTCCAGCTGGTTTGTTTTTGAGTTTTCTCCATGTAGGGCTTCTATATGGATGAGTTATTACTTGCCATGCTTTAACTGTGAACTCGAATTCTCGGGGGGCTTCAGCTCTGATTTTCTCAGCCCATTCCCTGCTTGGTAAGTTATAGAATGTATTTTGTAGCTCTACTAATCTATGTATTTTATAGTATTTTCTCCTAGAAACAGGGAATCCACAGCATCCTATCTTCACTACTTTACCCAAAGATTACTAGCCTCCTACTAGTTGATTTATTGTTTAGAATAGTTAGCTATGTATTTCTTGTGCTCTAACTTCTCTGACTGGTTCTAATTTTTTCAATGAATCCTCTAATTCTTTTAGATTAGTTATTAGTGAACGGGAGAGGTCGACCACCATATAGCATTCTCCGATTTCTCCTCGTTTCAACACTATACATTTTGTTGCTATAATATCTATTCCTCTATCAGCTAGTTCTCTTGTTAGCTCAGCTAATACTCCCGGCCGATCCTCTACTCTAATCGATAACTCTACAAGTTTTGCTCTTTCAGGTATTGGGGACACAATTATTTCTTTCTTCTCTTTATCAGCTATTAATAGAACAGTCATTCCCTCCCTTATATCTAGGGCTTCACGTATTGTTAGGGGAATAGTTATTCTGCCTTTAGAATCAACTTTCACGATCTCCCTTATCTTCATAAGCAATACACCGTTGAGAACTCGTTTCTATATTTCTCTTTATGAGTAATTATATTGTTTTATATATAAAAATAAGTTGCCCACCATGTTCCCAAATATTTGATTCTTCCATTATTAAAAAACATGTTAGAAGGGGTATGGTATTTTTGTTAATGGTTTAACATTGTATTCTTCTAGTCTTGTCTTCCATTTTTCTCCGAGTGCTAGTATGACTATTATATC from Staphylothermus marinus F1 harbors:
- a CDS encoding DUF72 domain-containing protein, whose product is MGKVVKIGCCGFPVSRRKYYKIHRLVELQNTFYNLPSREWAEKIRAEAPREFEFTVKAWQVITHPYRSPTWRKLKNKPAGNIENYGWLKPTRENLEALIKTLEIADVLEAKIIVLQTPGSMPYNEESKKWILEFFDKTGEIISNKYLIGWEPRGEWAKHISEYGEILREHRIIHVVDPFRYEPVSIVDGVAYYRLHGIGGGEVNYRYKYSVEDLEKLATILEQRVFETAYVLFNNVYMLDDSMRFKEILKKHPSLTPV
- a CDS encoding AbrB/MazE/SpoVT family DNA-binding domain-containing protein; the protein is MKIREIVKVDSKGRITIPLTIREALDIREGMTVLLIADKEKKEIIVSPIPERAKLVELSIRVEDRPGVLAELTRELADRGIDIIATKCIVLKRGEIGECYMVVDLSRSLITNLKELEDSLKKLEPVREVRAQEIHS